TTCCTGCATGTGCCAACCACTGCAAGGCTATGCTTGATGCCAATTCATCTACTTTCGTGGGTGATTGAAATTCATGAAGACATGCAGTGTGTGTAAATGCAATTTTCTCCATTACACCCCTTGGCACATGCTGAGCGATCTTTAATAAGCTTAATCAATTTTAGGCACTCTTGCGGCAACTGGTGATCTCCAAAGTGCTACTCAAGTGAATGCTCGGATTGCACTCAAATGTCAAAATCTTCAGCTAAAGCGTGGTGCACCTTTGTTCTGACACAGGACAGGAGGTTGCAGCACTCCCTTGGCGGCAGTAGCCAAGGTGCACAAGCCAGCTGCTGCAGTTGCAGGCATGGCACCACACCAGCCCAGTTCACACCCCGTCGGACATTCGTGACGACGGCCCCCTGGTCTCAGGCACCCCTGGTTCAGCAGCCAGGCAGTCTGCCCGAGACCAGCACCGACCCATTCGAGCTGTCCAAGCAGGACCTGGCAGACATCTACGATGCCATCAAAAAGGTATGTCCTAGAGGCAACACCTTAACACCTTTCATGAAAGGTGTGTCTTATGTTGGAGGTCATCTCCTCACACAATCTTAtataaacgattttgagtgtgcCTCGTTTCAACAGAGTTATTCGCAATCAATAGTTGCTGGATGCCACAGCCTCATGGCCTGTCGTTGCCACTTAAAGCTGTGACCACCTTGACACCTTGATTGACATGATTGtgcattgtgaccctctttcgtGCTGCACATCTCGGAGAAGGCACCATTCAGTCATGGAACTTAAATAAATTCACCTAGTATCCATTGTGTTGACTCCTACATAATAAAGAAACATAACAGAATAATGAAAAGGGCAGGCGGCTTTTAGAGCAAAATTGTGTGCTCCCAGCAGCATGTACAGGATAGGTTGGATCTTTACATCGGAGCTCATGTCTATAACCAATACCCCCgccctcaacacacacacacacagacataaACAGCGCAGTGCATCACTGCTTCGCTGCCCCAGCAGTACTGCCCATCAGCTATGCAAGTTTATTCACCAGGGCTTCCTTGAAAACATACCTTTACAGTGCATAAGTGCTGCCATCGTTAAATGAATTACGTCAACTGTTGTGCGACAGCAGGCTTTTCCAGTGCTGCTCAATAACACATCTTGTGCCTACCGTCCTTTCACAATCTCTCTCTAAACGTTTGAGGGCTAACCTCATATTGCTTAATGTGCTACATGTCACACTACCTGGCCCAAGTACACCTCTTGGCTGGAATATCAACTCCATGTTAGCACTGCAGCACATGTTGCTCTGTGCTGTAACATTATGCCTGCAGTATAATTATTTACCTCATTTGTTGCATCAGCATTGCATTCCAGTGGATTTTTGTTTTCACTGCAAGTTTTAATGCTCAGTGTGTGAGACCAAGACATTTAGATACTATGTGAAATGCAGGTACACAGTCATACGTGCTAAACATGCGCACAGCAGTGCCCCCCCGCTAGAGTACAGTATGGCACTTCACTATTTCTGACCTACACAGCAAAAGAAATCACACAGTGCAACACAAACTGAAATCTGGGGAAGCACTAAAGAATTAAAAACCCTACAATGTTTTTGTTCAAATGCAGAACTTTTGTTGACAAAAATGAAACAAATTTCAATAAGTGAACATAATTAAATATGTGTATTGTTTACACCACATACTAACAAAATAGCAAGAATGGTGACAGAAGCGATTCTTTCACTcccttaaaagaaaaaaaaaaacaatgtctgTGGACAGCAGTTACGAGCCCCCCGACGCATCAGTATGTTCAGTAGACTGTGACACAGTCAACAAAGTGCTAGCATGTTGTCATCGCACCGCTGTCATCACTCCCATGCCATTTTTGTCATGCAGTTAACTAGTATAACACAATTAACATGATGTTATACATGGTAAAGGCTTATGCTGTTTTTAACATGCTGGGCCTGAAGCAAAGAGTTACAAACTTGTGCACTCAACTGACCTGTTTTCAAGCTCACGAATGCTGTTCACAGCACAAAAATACCACAGAAAAAATTTGTAGCTCTGTAAGTAGTGCACATTCTGACTAGCATCCATGCATTGGCTGCATGATTGCTGGCAGTGAGTCAGAGCTATGTGGCCTGAACACAGTCACTGTTCAAATTATTAAAGGAATTGATTGGGAATCGAGCAGTCTTTGTGAAGGCTGAAGATAACATGCCATGAGAGAAAAAGCATCAGAGGCAGAACAGCATGAAAGCTTCAAAACTAAAAACTGTTAGCTGTCTTAACTTAGTGCAGTTTATCAGCTTAATGTTATTTGCGCTGCAGTTTTGAGTCGTGTATACATAGTGCAGAGCTGACAGCAAGAAAGATCAAAGCACTCCTATTGAATATAAGCATCAGCTTTGCAGTTGGCTTTTTTTAATGTCTCATTAAGGAGGATGCTTTAGCTTGTGTGTACTATAACCTTTTCTAAGTGGCGCAACTGCAGCTCTCCGCCTGACACGTTTTGGGTCGCTAGTAGTGTTGGTGCTGCAGTCGTTGACTATTGAAGGAGCATTGCACTGAAGCATGTTGCACACTTCACTTATTGATGGAACACGCACCCGGCGTCTGACCAGACGTGCGCTCCAGACAGGCTGTGCATAGAGCTATGGTTTGCTAGACGCATTCAATACTTGGCGATGACAACGACCAGCACATCGCACGCGATGAGGCATGGGGTGCATCTGTCGGGGGATCGCCCatatattctagttcactgtacttTAGCTTGGGGGCTCCCACCTAATTACATAAGAacaaagaaataatttttcttgCTAACCACTGCACTGACTCTGCTGCATTTAAGATAAAAGCTAAAATACCACCAAAAATACCATATTACCAGCTAAATACCATATTAGTGACTGTACCACCATAATAAATACCACCAAAAATACCACCTAAAATACCATATTAGTGACTGTAGCAAGTGGATTTTTATTTAAGCTGTAAATGTCTTTTAAATATTGCAATTTTCAacaatcaagtttacaactctgcatCTCGACAATGAAAAGCAATATCAATTGTGTACATAGCACCTAATAATACGTCTAAGGCAGACAAAATTTAATTATGCACCGCTCTAATCATTTGCGAGTAGGACTATTGCAATTGCTCTTGTAAACATTGTTCACGTAAGCATATATCAAATTTGTGCGGTTTAAATGCTTCAACGGATGcatttttggtgcagagttacgcATTTGTAAACCTCATGCTTCGTTTTGTTTTAAACTGACCAGTTTTCAAGAATTTTTGAAAACAATTCTAGGCCCTCAAATGAAATTCTGCTTCCTAGAATTACTACAACttttcagaaaagcatttctgtgttttacatgtatttgaatagggaaatcgtAGTTGGCCTCGAGCTAAAGCGGCTGTACTGAACATGTTGACAGAAATGATGCTGCTTTGTCATTTTTTTCATGCAGGAGTTGTGGGTGTCAAAGCCTCAGCTGAACGAAATTGCCAGCTACTACTTTGACGGCCAGGGAAAAGCTTTTCGCCCGATGATCTGCACCTTGATGGCCAGAGCCGTGAACATTCATGTGCACAATAGAAATGTGTAAGTGGTGGATCTAGCAGCGCTTGCTGCTACTGTCTGAATCGAGACGTGGATATGTGAATTTTCACATGGAGTGCGACTGTCGTAAACTGTGCCAAGCAAAATTGAGTGAGCATGAGAGATTCATTAGTAAGCAGGCTGCATGCAGTTCTTATAAAGTTATGCATCATGGTGTATGTTGTGTGGGTAGAATATGGGAGCTTTAATGGCTGCTGAGTCAGTAACACATATTTCTGCATATCTACTGCATGTAGTGGCTGCTACATTGGATTTTCTTGCATGTCTGTATAATTTGTCTTGGTCCTTTATGCAGACTTTTAGATTTTCAAAAGAAAGTGGCATTATTGTGCGAAATGATCCACACTGCCAGCCTTGTCCATGATGATGTCATTGACACCTCGGACACACGGCGAGGAAAGCCCAGTGTCAACGTGTTATGGGGGCAGAAAAAGGTGAGAATGATGACAATTCTTCACTTTGCATGTTTCCTGCATTCCTATAAAGCAGGCTTTCATTTGCACAGTGATTGGTTATTCATTTCCTTATTATTTTTCGGTACTGAGCGCTGTCGGAAGCCACAGCACTATCTGTGAGGGTGCAGACTTTTGCCAGTGTTCTCGTGAGGTCTCGGTGCTGTTACAAATAGCTGGGATGTGCATAATCAGCAGAATTACAGAACACAGGTTATTATTGGGGCCTGTAAAAGATGTGCTCAGTGTGGACAACACTAAAATGGAACCAACACTAAAACTGAAACATGCGCTTAACAACAAGTGTAATAGCAGTAAACAGTTTGAATATGACAGCAAAATAAAATTGTGGCTGAGCTAGCCAACTAATAGCATGAATAGATCAAATTTCCAGGCATATTTTCAACTCTTGGCGTTCTCACTTCACTGGTAATTTTGTTGGCAGATACTGTTTCATCACTATTTGGTGTCGGTACAGGCATTTGCCAAAATTGGGATAGAGATGTGATAAGGGGCTATGAACACAGAAAGAACACAAGTCTTTGTGGAGAAACATTTTATGACACAGAACATGTCCTTTCACAGGCAATTCTAGCGGGTGACTTCGTGCTCTCCCGAACAGCACAGTTGCTTGCCAAGATTGGGAGCAATGACGTCAACAGTTTCCTGTCTCAGGCAAGTAGCGTTCATCGCATGGCAGTTTTGAACATACTGCATCAGGTATATCTGTTTGTATATTACACCAGTAGGCCTGTGCAAGAAGCTTAACTGCTTTCGGGAAACTTTTCGTAGGGAGTGCTGCTTGCACAAGAAAGCATTCTGAGAGCAGTATTACAAGCCAGAGCCGGTGAACACGCTACCTTGTAAACATGCTTCAGAAtagctgctcttttttttttctctcgccctCTCAGTCATCCCAAGCACTTTTCTCACTGCTTCCAATGCCTGCAAAGATTACaggtgtaaaagaaaaaaaaaaaaaatcaggacagTCCAGGCAGCATATGGGTTGTTCACCTGAGCTTGGATGTATTTCATCAAGCTCATGGGGAAGGACACAGAGAAAAACATTTGAGGCCAGCTAGCTGTGTGTAAAGTGTTTTAAGTTCCGCTTTTCAGTGCAGACATATGTGTTGGCACCCATGATCACTCATCCCTGTGCTGTTCAAACAGGTTCTTGTGGACTTAGTTCAAGGAGAATTCATGCAGCTGGGTTCCAAAGAAGACGAGGGAGAGCGATTCTCTCATTATATACAAAAAACattcaagaagactgccagcctCATTGCCTTTGCCTGCAGATCCGTGAGTGCCCTCGAGGCGTTTTTTGGACAGCTTGTTTATAAGAGCAATGTCAAAATGAGATGAGTGGTCTAATGATCAGATAATTTAACTGCATAGCAGAGCACCACCATACAGCAGCTGAACTGGTGCTATTGTACGAAGTATTGTGCATGACATTGAAAAAACAAGATGGTAATATGAGATATGCAAAATTTAGTCAAATGTTACAAAGTAATTACTTGGCACATTTCATGTCCCATCTCTCACTCTCCATGATCAGAACATCAGAGCTTGCCACAACTTCCAAAGTAAGGCTTCAAGTGCTTAATATTTATCAATATCagtgttcttgttttctttctcctATACACACCGAATTCTTGCTACCAACCATAATCAGGTGGGCCACAATGAGACTATGGCAGAAAATACATTGACGTTTTGCATGAATCATTTGAAGAGGGATGCCACCAGATTCTTCTTGGCACTTTTTTATTATGGCTGCAATTATGAGTTCTTTGACAGGTAGTTAGTAGCAAAACAAACACCTAAATGCACATAGTTTTGTGGACTTATAGGGACTAAGGTGAACAGAAAACTAGACAGCCTTCTTGGATCTTCCTCATACAGTAAGGGAGGCATCTGGCACACGCAGTCATTGATGGAAGAAGTATTAACAATGCCTGTCTCTTTAGGTGTCCATACTTGGAGGTGGAGATGAGAAAATACAGGAGGCAGCCTACCAGTATGGCAGGAATGTTGGCATAGCGTTTCAGGTGAGTATACATCACGCTTTACAACGTAAATGCACTGATTACTGCATTGACTTTCAGTTGGTTGACGACCTCTTAGACTTTGTATCCAGCCAGTCTGACCTCGGTAAGCCAGCTGCAGCCGACCTCAGGCTAGGACTTGCCACTGCACCTGTCCTGTTTGCTTGTGACAAGGTATGGCGTTTTCCACAAGCAGAATGTGCAAGTCTTTTCTACAGTGAATGggcaatgtgtttttttttttttttttccacagtaCCCAGAGCTGAATGCTATGATAATGCGGCGCTTCTCAGAGCCTGGAGATGTGGAAAGGGCCTATGAGGCAGTTTTGAAGGTAATTAGCCCAGCATTACTGCAATCTGAGAAAGCAGGCATTCAATGCATGCAGCCCACATCTAGTGATCGTTCCTTGGTGTGTGTTCTTTTCTAGAGTGATGGCCTAGAGCACACGCGGCTGCTGGCACAGAAGCACTGTAGCGAGGCCGTGCGGCACCTGGCACCATGGGTTGAGTCACCAGAAAAGCAAGCACTAATCAGCATCACTGAGAAAGTGCTCAACCGCAAGAAGTGACCACGTGCAGGCCCACGTCCATTCCACAAGACGAAACCAGGCTATACACAATAGGTGCAGAAATTTAGACAAAGTGTACATAAAAACAAAGCCAATGCCTGCAGCCCTAGAACACTACCACCGCCCCTGTGGAGAGAGCACTTGGACAACATATGAGTCGAGCTGTTTCATATATTTTGCCTGACAATCAAGAATTTGACAAAGTGATCTTCACGAATGTGATGGCCATTgcgtgcttgaaaaaaaaaaaaaaatagtgctaTTGAACTTTGCGCATGCAACAGACAACGAAGGTGCTGTCTTTTCGACATTTATAATGGCTCCTTTTGTTTGCCTGAATTTCATCCGTGAGTGCTCATACCAGCAGTCTGCACTGGAGAGAAGTAACCAGGAAAGTGGCGAGTAGAGCAAGAGATAACACGGGTGCTAGTTGTACATAAGACCTCACTCCGATTAATGTACATACAAGTAATGAGCTTGGCCTTGAATATAAATAATAGACAAGAAAAAGCATTTCTCTCAGTGGGAAAGTTACATTCACTGTAGACTAAGATAGCATACTTGCAATGACGAAAATTACTACTATATGAAAGAGATTATAACAGGACCAATCAGTTATACTTAATATTGTACGTTATTTATCTTCTGCAAGTTAGATGTGCTTGCAGAGTATACATACTACCCTAATAATGCTGTTAAAAAAATAACATGTACATAGGAGTATATGACGTTTCGGGAAGTACTACAAACATATTAAGCCTATTACTGTAAttgcaaataagaaaaaaaggatTGTTTGGCCTCTCGGGAAGTACTACAAACATATTAAGCCTATTACTGTaattgaaaataagaaaaaaaggatTGTTTGGCCTCTTTGTTACAGTTACAGAAGTCATTGATGTTTTAAGGCATTCATTTGTAATGGAACACTAACAGATCTAAACGAAGCAAATAAACATTAACAAGTGTCACCAGACTCGTTCTtttggcatgttttttttttttttttttgcatctttcAATTATGAAATCCAAATTTTTCCACACTTTGTTTCGGTGAAACTAGAGTACTTATAAGAATATATTTTACATGATGCTTTCAGAATGTAGCAAGGGTTAAGTAGTTGGTATATAAAAAGCTTACACAGTATTGAACACCAATTTCTGTCGCCTCTTCTAATCGAGAAAGGGGTCCAGAACTGtacacaatgtaaaaaaaaaaaaaaaaaaatattggtgcCACCATTGGCAGTCTGCAAACAATTTGCTGCACCTGCGACAACGTGCTGAGCAGTGGAATGTCTCTGGGGAGCTGCATGTCTCATTTGGCACAGATAGGTGTGGCCCCATCAAGAATTTCAAAGGCCAATCGCAACAGGCACCGTACCTCGTTTGTACACCTGAGGCACTAGGAAAGGCAGAATGTCCTTGAATCCCCCTTTATCAAGTGCTTAAATATTCTTGATTTACATTTCTTGCATACGCTTGGCAAGGTTTGTTTTGATATCAGCCAAAGTCAAACCAACCCAATCTGGTCAGAAGCTTTACAGTTGGAGGTCAAGGAGGCTATCACAAAGTCAAGGAGGCTTTGGTTACCTACAAAAGGTCTCATTGTTTACAACAGCGTTTTGTTTTAAACATGACAAAAAATGTTGCCTTAGTGCCTCAAGTCCTCAAATGCGGTACACGAACACTCAAGTGAGCCTCATAATAATGTTTCCCATTCATGAGCAAAACAGTGTTGTCTGGCTTCACTGTTAGTAAATTCCACTTTTTTGAATAATCCATGCATTGTAGACTTTTGATATCTACTGTACCTCATCACCCCTCAGTTTGCTTCACTTAGACCAATCATACTGATGAAGCAGTAGTATTTGGGCAGTACTATTGCCAGTGTTCAAGGCTGCTCAAGGCAGCTTACTCATTACTATCTGTTGGTTGCTGCATAAAAataattggaggacacttaagcttcgcctttaagagtggaatgtgaTAGCGTTATccggctccgttcgcatcacatttttctttatgagtaggcttcactgcaacacatgcGGGAAAGCCACTAtatacactgatccccttaaagtcggcttcactttaaacgaaaatgcattgctgggaagacatttttacaggagcaatttaagccgtcttataccaaaatgtgaaggccctaggacctttatGTATTATAAACACGAcagcgtcaagggccccgtgtcgcaaaaaatacGGTGCCGGcgtgtccgtggcggagaaaataatctcGACCCACCCCCACCGCGCAGGccatccgcgtggcgcaaggttttagtgaaaaaaatattgaatttctcacagggaAATCCCTCAGagaaatagtaaagtacgacttaagcacaaacaacagacatggtggcattggattgtaatttgaatatacgagaaaacataattctgttacgaggaaactcaaatacaaatcGCAAATACAAACCAGGTCAGTCGGttacacaacccccccccccccatgtcgaTATGTTAAGTACTTCCAGCCGAACTTCCTCACAAGTTTATTTACACATGACCAtatgaacatcaaggtctcacttttgcaagcattttgtTGTTAAATTTGCCTTCACAAATtatttaaaatttaattaaattctctggtcttacgtcccacaaccaccatctgattatgaagcatgctgtagtggggaacACTggcttaatttcgaccacctggggttctttaacgtgcacccaatggccGGCACACGGgtgtatttgcatttcgcccccaattaAATGCAGCCACtacggccgagatttgatcccgtgaactcctgcttagcagtgcaatgccaaagccactaagcaaccacggcgggtgttgatAAATTCAGATAATGATTAGAGACCGGactttaggcaaatgccttttttgttccttgcgctcctatcgccccactttgatatatgagcatgaattagaggttaggaagggcttttatagtgtttttatagtgcctataaatgcctattaatgcctattttcaatatcggcgcctatatgaacactatttaccttcaagtttcgctttcgagtgcagttagagaccgttattcaagTTACCGGGCAGCATTGACTGTTTGGAACTCTCTGGGGTttaacctagtcctctagttcaaccaactcctggaaaacaaccgctagcagcagtgaaatgggaggcACCGGCCAGcacacgccgccgcgctgacatggcacgagcggttggcgaatgcaaAACCGCGGGGAGCCGTCAGGGGAAacgagagtgaagagcaaaagaaggaagaaaactgtAATGCGCaagcggcttttgttttgtttgtaatttactttttaaagtgttcaccgccgtcaagcattccttctcagcgtacaagatcattctcagttaCAAGAGAGGCACAAtattgaatccaaaaatctggagatggtggtagtttgctattgtctccacaatcttcacagtgattcttagactacgttccgcgagCCTtctaaacagatttcttcaaataTGTACACTTCAAATTGGTGGAAGTGTATTcggcagtgttgggacgttttgcctgtacaattcggataatgtcattgtatatgagaaaattgacAGTTATGCCTAACAGCCGTCAAGtgagaacatgttaatttcttaataaatcatagtctctcttgcatttattatttatctgtttttgttgtgtcttaatttaattgcttcaggcagacataaagtagcgtttttttaatcagtattcccaactttcaagtattctttttcatgattgtttcactatatgcgacgctagAGTACAGTGGCCGTTCAACATGAATATCAGCAGTGTGCTTgtagaattaagccaattgatcgttaTTAAATAAGTCCAGTAGTTTTATGGGGCAATTGAACGGCTATGTTCAATTGTTGGCGCCTTTCTGCCATCATACagaataacatttcttgttttattgTTGTAGATACAGGCCgtgcacgtcttcgtttgaaataatttccatttatgtaaagatttattgtgcctatatatttacgacgttgggaGGCCTAAAACGCTGTTTTGATTGCCTATTTTTGGCACCTAATACGTGCTTTtgtaatgcctaaagatccggcctctaataatgattgattgtaagaaattcatttctttcacattttgcaaGGTTGACGTTTCCCAGCGTCTTGGACGAGtggcactgcgtcctcgtatttcTCACGATGTTAAATTGCAGCTCAcactctgcattgctctctgCTATCAACAAAACACCCAgtgtcacttcggctgagcactacattaaaaatacttgaagatacttcttgcgctagcgctccttgcttttaaagccatgactggccgtaggcctacgcaatgccagagcggctgacgccgaggagaacgatggagagttgATGACACTAGgaccactagggcacccaacaaccctgtcagcgtaaggagcggctcttcggttaacgaaatagcgcatgtatagggtttccctactactttcttaagAATGTTTTGCGCGATAAACTTCTAACTGGATTAGATTGGGTTGGATATTTTTTGCCAATGTAGCCTGACAAAGTGCTGGACGCGGGAACGggacacaacagcaatttccgggagattttcctgtcaaccgtgcAACCAGAAGAAATAGTCcaaatccgggagacttggcaggtatgttttattaattgtttgctgttgcccgaGGCGCACGCATGTACAAAATTTAGTAAGGCTCGGTTTTCAATATTCCCCTCAATGTtgtctagaaccaaagtacagcgaaagaccatcagaactggaggacgcttaaccttcgccttttaatttaagagtgcaacgcgatagcattcaaagatccctggctgcttatcatgcttttttctcgtatattcaaattacaatccgacgctatcacatgtataggttgtggtcaagtcgtactttacgatttttctttgagaaattcaatttttgttcactaaagcgaagggcccgcccagtcggggtggttcaggacgatgtggttcggcatgattatttccgccagacaccgatgcttaacgccgacgccggattttctgcgacacggggtccttaacgctgtcgtgttaaaatTAATTTCTATCCTCTGGAAATTTTGGCTACACAAAGCCATTAACCTCGTGCTACATGAATTTTGATTTCGTGAAAAAAATTTGACGAGCCTTTGTTTAGGCCTGATATGCCTAGGCAGGCATCACTTTTCTAAGAAATTGCTTGGTTGCGACGTCGCATATCATATGATACGATATGACACCATGCAGTATATACTCGTAACTGCAtggtgtatcatatatgatatGCGACATCATCGCGACAACATCAAATGCAGGAAGCTTGCAAGAAATCTCTGAATCATGAAAAAAACATTAAACATTGCTTTAAAAAATGGAGTGCATTTCTTGCAGCTTCACAACATTGTCATTGACTGACGTTGCTATGCATAATTTCAAGAAGCTTCACGcaagccgcaaaaaaaaaaaaaaaaaaaaaaaccttgttcCACTTGCTTAGAGTTATTTGTTGTTGCTATTAGCTCTTGGAACACGACAGGTCCCATGCTATCTTCATAGCATAGCTAATAGTTTCTGGTATAAAACTTTTCATGTGCCAGCAATATGTTTTGCCAAAGCAGTAAACGCACAACACTATCAATGTTCAAAACACTCGCCAACTACACAATTTAAAAGACTATTCTAGCTTTTTCCATTAAAATCTTGTGTTCCACACTAAAGTGACAAAAGGCAAACTACGGAAATTTTATTCGTTGTGGCAGAAAAGCATCCTCTGAGAACAGCGTACACATACACATTCCATGGATGCAGAGTTTTGGAGGTGCACTTTACGCTTACAAAAATATTCAAGCCACTTTGGTGCATGACAACACCGAATGCCACTTTAATTCATTTGGCTCTGAATGTAACAAACAATGGATGATGGAACACCCCACAAATTGACAATACATGCAGCGATGTGCACTGTGCTAAAATCCGAGGCCAAAGTTACAAATGTGCACCCCGTGCTGCCTTTACTACTTGCTGCCTACTGCTATTGGCATCTCTTCAGTAGAACAGTTTATGCCAGCTCCTGTGGAACTTGACACTTTTTCAGCTTAACGAGCATTCAACATAACATGTGCTTGCCCTTCTCCCATTAAGACGCACTACGCAGCCGACCGAGCAGGAGACATGCACTTGTGCTCTCCTTTGCATTTGCGTAAGTGATGGTACTGATACCTTTCCAAGGCAAATCAACACTCTGACAAAGTGAAATCTAAAAAATTTGGGACTGCCTGTTCTGATGGGACTCCGACTATCCGACACCACACTGCCTGTCTGGTCACTATTCTGTCAAGTGCAGCATAAGTCGCCACTCTTCGTTGGCCAATCACCTGTCTCTTAGAAAGTACAGAGGGATATGTGCTGGCTAATCCCTACATGATTCAAGAACTGCTGTCACACGCAGGAGGGTTAGCGGCAGGCCTTCGTGTGGAGTAAACTCCTTTTTGGCCGAAGCCACACATCGCCTTGCCAGCCACAGAGGAGGTTGGCAAGGCAGGGTTGATCAGTCGCCACTACAACATCGATTCACCAGATAATGCAGGCACAGTTTACCTTTTGCGAATCTGAGACAGGTCCTTCCCACTCAGCAGCTGCTTGACGTCATCTGCATCAAGAGTTTCATATTTGAGC
This Dermacentor silvarum isolate Dsil-2018 chromosome 6, BIME_Dsil_1.4, whole genome shotgun sequence DNA region includes the following protein-coding sequences:
- the LOC119456526 gene encoding all trans-polyprenyl-diphosphate synthase PDSS1 isoform X2: MAAGSAPKLTAFVDKLGNCTKCLRLPRLSSHSVRWQHASWLALRQDRRLQHSLGGSSQGAQASCCSCRHGTTPAQFTPRRTFVTTAPWSQAPLVQQPGSLPETSTDPFELSKQDLADIYDAIKKELWVSKPQLNEIASYYFDGQGKAFRPMICTLMARAVNIHVHNRNVLLDFQKKVALLCEMIHTASLVHDDVIDTSDTRRGKPSVNVLWGQKKAILAGDFVLSRTAQLLAKIGSNDVNSFLSQVLVDLVQGEFMQLGSKEDEGERFSHYIQKTFKKTASLIAFACRSVSILGGGDEKIQEAAYQYGRNVGIAFQLVDDLLDFVSSQSDLGKPAAADLRLGLATAPVLFACDKYPELNAMIMRRFSEPGDVERAYEAVLKSDGLEHTRLLAQKHCSEAVRHLAPWVESPEKQALISITEKVLNRKK
- the LOC119456526 gene encoding all trans-polyprenyl-diphosphate synthase PDSS1 isoform X1; translation: MRRGLLSGRYAVRHSRIEARSDSCQRRHAECRGRKNSYLQAHSISYFDRRLQHSLGGSSQGAQASCCSCRHGTTPAQFTPRRTFVTTAPWSQAPLVQQPGSLPETSTDPFELSKQDLADIYDAIKKELWVSKPQLNEIASYYFDGQGKAFRPMICTLMARAVNIHVHNRNVLLDFQKKVALLCEMIHTASLVHDDVIDTSDTRRGKPSVNVLWGQKKAILAGDFVLSRTAQLLAKIGSNDVNSFLSQVLVDLVQGEFMQLGSKEDEGERFSHYIQKTFKKTASLIAFACRSVSILGGGDEKIQEAAYQYGRNVGIAFQLVDDLLDFVSSQSDLGKPAAADLRLGLATAPVLFACDKYPELNAMIMRRFSEPGDVERAYEAVLKSDGLEHTRLLAQKHCSEAVRHLAPWVESPEKQALISITEKVLNRKK